In Saimiri boliviensis isolate mSaiBol1 chromosome 12, mSaiBol1.pri, whole genome shotgun sequence, one genomic interval encodes:
- the TLCD3B gene encoding ceramide synthase, producing MLTPMVAGGVVFPGLFLLSKSTLQRLPQLRWEEADAVIVSARLVSSVQAIMASTAGYIVSTSCKHIIDDQHWLSSAYTQFAVPYFIYDIYAMFLCHWHKHQVKGHGGDDSAARAPGSTWAIARGYLHKEFLMVLHHAAMVLVCFPLSVVWRQGKGDFFLGCMLMAEVSTPFVCLGKILIQYKQQHTLLHKVNGALMLLSFLCCRVLLFPYLYWAYGRHAGLPLLAVPLAIPAHVNLGAALLLAPQLYWFFLICRGACRLFWPRSRPPPACQTQD from the exons ATGTTGACCCCGATGGTGGCTGGGGGGGTGGTGTTCCCCGGACTCTTCCTCCTCTCCAAGAGCACGCTCCAGAGGCTGCCCCAGCTGCGCTGGGAGGAGGCCGACGCGGTCATTGTCTCAGCCAG gctggTGTCCTCTGTCCAGGCCATCATGGCCTCCACCGCCGGCTACATCGTCTCCACCTCCTGCAAGCACATCATCGATGACCA ACACTGGCTGTCCTCTGCCTACACGCAGTTTGCTGTGCCCTACTTCATCTATGACATCTACGCCATGTTCCTCTGTCACTGGCACAAGCACCAGGTGAAAGGACACGGAGGGGACGACAGCGCGGCCAGAGCTCCGGGCAGCACGTGGGCCATCGCGCGCGGCTACCTGCACAAGGAGTTCCTCATGGTGCTCCACCACGCCGCCATGGTGCTGGTGTGCTTCCCGCTGTCGGTG GTGTGGCGACAGGGGAAGGGAGACTTCTTTCTGGGCTGCATGTTGATGGCAGAGGTCAGCACGCCCTTCGTCTGCCTTGGCAAGATCCTCATCCAG TACAAGCAGCAGCACACGCTGCTGCACAAGGTCAACGGGGCCCTGATGCTGCTCAGCTTCCTGTGCTGCCGGGTGCTGCTCTTCCCCTACCTGTACTGGGCCTACGGGCGCCACGCCGGCCTGCCCCTGCTGGCCGTGCCCCTGGCCATCCCAGCCCATGTCAACCTGGGCGCCGCGCTGCTCCTGGCCCCCCAGCTCTACTGGTTCTTCCTCATCTGCCGCGGGGCCTGCCGGCTCTTCTGGCCTCGCTCCCGGCCACCCCCGGCTTGCCAGACCCAGGACTGA
- the C12H16orf92 gene encoding fertilization-influencing membrane protein: MRVKDEGGVPAPGTFSPHPIVPSEQLWAVTSQSPHLMIGVMRLRPQLLVWVWLAVLGAIETGKKVSWEQQEGRQLWDIKSDARLGTENPTLPPPLFSPLFSPILPVPPIPQQPRALLWRTQLTLREIKALHIRNRAGWSHRVPSQPLLQELKAGVCLAIVTDFAWVLAPRPKRARASALRTKSPSFLDRPDFFDYPDSDKARLLAVAQFIGEKPVMFINSGSSPGLFHHILVGFLVVVFFFLLFQFCTHM; the protein is encoded by the exons atGAGGGTGAAGGATGAGGGAGGGGTCCCAGCTCCTGGCACTTTCTCCCCTCACCCCATAGTGCCATCAGAACAGCTCTGGGCTGTGACATCACAGAGCCCCCACCTCATGATAGGAGTCATGAGGCTAAGGCCACAGCTGCTGGTGTGGGTGTGGCTGGCTGTGCTGGGGGCCATCGAAACTGGTAAGAAGGTGTCTTGGGAgcagcaggaaggcaggcagctcTGGGACATAAAGAGTGATGCCCGCCTAGGGACTGAGAACCCaaccctgccccctccccttttctctccACTCTTCTCTCCCATCCTGCCTGTCCCACCCATCCCCCAACAACCGAGAGCCTTGTTGTGGCGCACTCAGCTGACCCTGAGGGAAATCAAGGCCCTCCACATCCGCAATAGGGCTGGGTGGTCTCACAGGGTCCCAAGTCAGCCCCTGCTTCAAGAATTAAAGGCAGGGGTCTGCTTGGCCATTGTCACAGACTTTGCTTGGGTCCTAGCACCCAGACCCAAGCGTGCCAGGGCGTCGGCCCTAAGGACAAAGTCTCCAAGCTTCTTAGACAGACCTGACTTCTTCGATTATCCAGACTCGGACAAAGCCAGGCTCCTGGCTGTGGCCCAGTTTATTGGAGAGAAACCCGTCATGTTCATTAACTCAG GTTCCAGCCCCGGACTCTTCCATCACATCCTGGTGGGCTTCCTGGTGGTGgtgttcttcttcctccttttccagtTCTGCACCCACATGTAA
- the DOC2A gene encoding double C2-like domain-containing protein alpha isoform X1, whose translation MCTLECVPARVPLRECARASTRVCVCPRVRYRVGPGWEPEIPPPPQPRRPSLPPAGGAGCILASTSLTPSSPHFLGSPSLSAHTAGLRALLARRPGDRRPPPPSLRPPFLQCLGTCWRQRQEGRPVRALQTQKAVAWLSARTVRYEELALGSPAHTASPSQGCCMRGRRGDRMTINIQEHMAINVCPGPIRPIRQISDYFPRRGPGPEGGGGGGGEAPTHLAPLALAPPAALLGANTPEDGAEVDGYDSDDGTALGTLEFDLLYDRASCTLHCSILRAKGLKPMDFNGLADPYVKLHLLPGACKANKLKTKTQRNTLNPVWNEDLTYSGITDEDITHKVLRIAVCDEDKLSHNEFIGEIRVPLRRLKPCQKKHFNICLERQVPLASPSSMSAALRGISCYLKELEQAEQGPGLLEERGRILLSLSYNSRRRGLLVGILRCAHLAAMDVNGYSDPYVKTYLRPDVDKKSKHKTCVKKKTLNPEFNEEFFYEIELSTLATKTLEVTVWDYDIGKSNDFIGGVSLGPGARGEARKHWSDCLQQPDAALERWHTLTSELPPAAGALSLA comes from the exons ATGTGTACACTCGAGTGTGTGCCGGCCCGCGTGCCCCTGCGTGAGTGTGCGCGCGCgagcacacgtgtgtgtgtgtgccctcgCGTGCGCTACCGAGTGGGCCCTGGGTGGGAGCCTGAGAtcccgccccctccccagccccggcgcccctccctgccccccgccGGCGGTGCCGGCTGCATCCTCGCCTCCACCTCGctcaccccctcctcccctcacTTTCTCGGCTCTCCTTCCCTGTCGGCTCACACCGCCGGACTCCGCGCTCTCCTCGCCCGCCGCCCTGGGGATCGCCGACCGCCGCCGCCCAGCCTGCGCCCGCCGTTCCTCCAGTGCCTGGGCACCTgttggaggcagagacag GAAGGGAGGCCAGTGAGGGCCCTGCAGACCCAGAAGGCTGTTGCCTGGCTCTCAGCCAGGACGGTGAGGTATGAGGAGTTGGCCCTGGGCTCACCCGCTCACACGGCCTCCCCCAGCCAGGGGTGCTGCATGAGGGGCCGCAGGGGCGACCGCATGACCATCAACATCCAGGAGCACATGGCCATCAACGTGTGCCCCGGGCCCATCCGGCCCATCCGCCAGATCTCTGACTACTTCCCCCGCCGGGGACCAGGACCTGaagggggcggcgggggcggtgGGGAGGCCCCCACCCATCTGGCCCCCCTGGCTCTGGCCCCCCCTGCAGCCCTCCTTGGGGCCAACACGCCTGAGGATGGTGCAGAGGTGGACGGCTATGACTCGGATGATGGCA ccGCCCTGGGCACGCTGGAGTTTGACCTTCTCTATGACCGGGCCTCTTGCACTCTGCACTGTAGCATCCtcagggccaag gGCCTCAAGCCCATGGATTTCAATGGCCTCGCAGACCCCTATGTCAAGCTGCACCTGCTGCCTGGAGCCTGTAAG GCCAATAAGCTAAAAACGAAGACTCAGAGGAACACGCTGAATCCTGTGTGGAATGAGGACCTGACGTACAGTGGGATCACGGATGAGGACATCACACACAAGGTTCTCAG GATTGCCGTGTGTGATGAGGACAAGCTTAGCCACAATGAGTTTATTGGGGAGATCCGCGTGCCACTCCGCCGCCTCAAGCCTTGCCAGAAGAAGCATTTTAACATCTGCCTCGAGCGCCAGGTCCCG CTGGCATCCCCCTCTTCCATGTCGGCAGCGCTGAGGGGCATCTCCTGTTATCTGAAGGAG CTGGAGCAGGCAGAGCAGGGGCCGGGGCTGCTGGAGGAGCGTGGCCGCATCCTGCTGAGTCTCAGCTACAACTCGAGGCGCCGGGGACTGCTGGTAGGCATCTTGCGCTGCGCCCACCTGGCTGCCATGGACGTCAACGGTTACTCGGACCCCTACGTCAAGAC GTACCTGAGGCCTGACGTGGACAAGAAATCCAAGCATAAGACGTGTGTGAAGAAGAAGACTCTCAACCCAGAATTTAATGAG GAGTTTTTCTATGAGATAGAGCTCTCCACTCTGGCCACCAAGACCCTGGAAGTCACCGTCTGGGACTATGACATTGGCAAATCCAATGACTTCATCG GTGGCGTGTCCCTCGGGCCAGGTGCCCGAGGTGAGGCCCGTAAGCACTGGAGTGACTGCCTGCAGCAGCCAGACGCAGCCCTGGAGCGCTGGCACACCCTGACCAGCGAGCTGCCCCCTGCGGCCGGCGCTCTGTCCTTAGCCTGA
- the DOC2A gene encoding double C2-like domain-containing protein alpha isoform X2: protein MRGRRGDRMTINIQEHMAINVCPGPIRPIRQISDYFPRRGPGPEGGGGGGGEAPTHLAPLALAPPAALLGANTPEDGAEVDGYDSDDGTALGTLEFDLLYDRASCTLHCSILRAKGLKPMDFNGLADPYVKLHLLPGACKANKLKTKTQRNTLNPVWNEDLTYSGITDEDITHKVLRIAVCDEDKLSHNEFIGEIRVPLRRLKPCQKKHFNICLERQVPLASPSSMSAALRGISCYLKELEQAEQGPGLLEERGRILLSLSYNSRRRGLLVGILRCAHLAAMDVNGYSDPYVKTYLRPDVDKKSKHKTCVKKKTLNPEFNEEFFYEIELSTLATKTLEVTVWDYDIGKSNDFIGGVSLGPGARGEARKHWSDCLQQPDAALERWHTLTSELPPAAGALSLA from the exons ATGAGGGGCCGCAGGGGCGACCGCATGACCATCAACATCCAGGAGCACATGGCCATCAACGTGTGCCCCGGGCCCATCCGGCCCATCCGCCAGATCTCTGACTACTTCCCCCGCCGGGGACCAGGACCTGaagggggcggcgggggcggtgGGGAGGCCCCCACCCATCTGGCCCCCCTGGCTCTGGCCCCCCCTGCAGCCCTCCTTGGGGCCAACACGCCTGAGGATGGTGCAGAGGTGGACGGCTATGACTCGGATGATGGCA ccGCCCTGGGCACGCTGGAGTTTGACCTTCTCTATGACCGGGCCTCTTGCACTCTGCACTGTAGCATCCtcagggccaag gGCCTCAAGCCCATGGATTTCAATGGCCTCGCAGACCCCTATGTCAAGCTGCACCTGCTGCCTGGAGCCTGTAAG GCCAATAAGCTAAAAACGAAGACTCAGAGGAACACGCTGAATCCTGTGTGGAATGAGGACCTGACGTACAGTGGGATCACGGATGAGGACATCACACACAAGGTTCTCAG GATTGCCGTGTGTGATGAGGACAAGCTTAGCCACAATGAGTTTATTGGGGAGATCCGCGTGCCACTCCGCCGCCTCAAGCCTTGCCAGAAGAAGCATTTTAACATCTGCCTCGAGCGCCAGGTCCCG CTGGCATCCCCCTCTTCCATGTCGGCAGCGCTGAGGGGCATCTCCTGTTATCTGAAGGAG CTGGAGCAGGCAGAGCAGGGGCCGGGGCTGCTGGAGGAGCGTGGCCGCATCCTGCTGAGTCTCAGCTACAACTCGAGGCGCCGGGGACTGCTGGTAGGCATCTTGCGCTGCGCCCACCTGGCTGCCATGGACGTCAACGGTTACTCGGACCCCTACGTCAAGAC GTACCTGAGGCCTGACGTGGACAAGAAATCCAAGCATAAGACGTGTGTGAAGAAGAAGACTCTCAACCCAGAATTTAATGAG GAGTTTTTCTATGAGATAGAGCTCTCCACTCTGGCCACCAAGACCCTGGAAGTCACCGTCTGGGACTATGACATTGGCAAATCCAATGACTTCATCG GTGGCGTGTCCCTCGGGCCAGGTGCCCGAGGTGAGGCCCGTAAGCACTGGAGTGACTGCCTGCAGCAGCCAGACGCAGCCCTGGAGCGCTGGCACACCCTGACCAGCGAGCTGCCCCCTGCGGCCGGCGCTCTGTCCTTAGCCTGA
- the DOC2A gene encoding double C2-like domain-containing protein alpha isoform X3 yields MDFNGLADPYVKLHLLPGACKANKLKTKTQRNTLNPVWNEDLTYSGITDEDITHKVLRIAVCDEDKLSHNEFIGEIRVPLRRLKPCQKKHFNICLERQVPLASPSSMSAALRGISCYLKELEQAEQGPGLLEERGRILLSLSYNSRRRGLLVGILRCAHLAAMDVNGYSDPYVKTYLRPDVDKKSKHKTCVKKKTLNPEFNEEFFYEIELSTLATKTLEVTVWDYDIGKSNDFIGGVSLGPGARGEARKHWSDCLQQPDAALERWHTLTSELPPAAGALSLA; encoded by the exons ATGGATTTCAATGGCCTCGCAGACCCCTATGTCAAGCTGCACCTGCTGCCTGGAGCCTGTAAG GCCAATAAGCTAAAAACGAAGACTCAGAGGAACACGCTGAATCCTGTGTGGAATGAGGACCTGACGTACAGTGGGATCACGGATGAGGACATCACACACAAGGTTCTCAG GATTGCCGTGTGTGATGAGGACAAGCTTAGCCACAATGAGTTTATTGGGGAGATCCGCGTGCCACTCCGCCGCCTCAAGCCTTGCCAGAAGAAGCATTTTAACATCTGCCTCGAGCGCCAGGTCCCG CTGGCATCCCCCTCTTCCATGTCGGCAGCGCTGAGGGGCATCTCCTGTTATCTGAAGGAG CTGGAGCAGGCAGAGCAGGGGCCGGGGCTGCTGGAGGAGCGTGGCCGCATCCTGCTGAGTCTCAGCTACAACTCGAGGCGCCGGGGACTGCTGGTAGGCATCTTGCGCTGCGCCCACCTGGCTGCCATGGACGTCAACGGTTACTCGGACCCCTACGTCAAGAC GTACCTGAGGCCTGACGTGGACAAGAAATCCAAGCATAAGACGTGTGTGAAGAAGAAGACTCTCAACCCAGAATTTAATGAG GAGTTTTTCTATGAGATAGAGCTCTCCACTCTGGCCACCAAGACCCTGGAAGTCACCGTCTGGGACTATGACATTGGCAAATCCAATGACTTCATCG GTGGCGTGTCCCTCGGGCCAGGTGCCCGAGGTGAGGCCCGTAAGCACTGGAGTGACTGCCTGCAGCAGCCAGACGCAGCCCTGGAGCGCTGGCACACCCTGACCAGCGAGCTGCCCCCTGCGGCCGGCGCTCTGTCCTTAGCCTGA
- the INO80E gene encoding INO80 complex subunit E isoform X1 gives MNGPADGEVDYKKKYRNLKRKLKFLIYEHECFQEELRKAQRKLLKVSRDKSFLLDRLLQYENVDEDSSDSDATASSDNSETEGTPKLSDTPAPKRKRSPPLGGAPSPSSLSLPPSTGFPLQASGVPSPYLSSLASPRYPPFPSDYLALQLPEPSPLRPKREKRPRLPRKLKMAVGPPDCPVGGPLTFPGRGSGAGVGTALTPLPPPKMPPPTILSTVPRQMFSDAGSGDDALDGDDDLVIDIPE, from the exons ATGAACGGGCCGGCGGACGGCGAAGTGGactacaaaaagaaatacaggaatCTGAAGCGGAAGCTCAAGTTCCTCATCTAC GAGCACGAGTGCTTCCAGGAGGAGCTGAGGAAAGCGCAGAGGAAATTACTGAAGGTGTCCCGGGACAAGAG TTTCCTCCTAGACCGACTTCTGCAGTATGAGAACGTGGACGAAGACTCTTCAG ACTCAGATGCCACTGCATCATCAGATAATAGTGAGACAGAGGGGACACCCAAGTTGTCTGACACTCCAGCCCCTAAGAG GAAGAGAAGCCCTCCGCTGGGGGGGGCCccctctccctccagcctctccctgcctccttcaACAGGGTTTCCCCTTCAGGCCTCCGGGGTCCCCTCCCCATACCTGAGCTCG CTGGCCTCCCCCCGCTACCCCCCATTCCCTTCTGACTACCTGGCCCTGCAGCTGCCCGAGCCCAGCCCCCTGAGGCCCAAGCGGGAGAAACGGCCCCGCCTGCCCCGGAAACTCAAG ATGGCGGTGGGACCCCCTGACTGCCCTGTGGGAGGGCCGCTGACCTTCCCTGGCCGGGGTTCTGGGGCCGGGGTCGGGACAGCCCTGACCCCCCTCCCGCCCCCCAAGATGCCCCCCCCCACGATCCTGAGCACAGTCCCTCGGCAGATGTTCAGCGACGCAGGTAGTGGGGACGATGCCCTAGATGGGGATGATGACCTGGTGATCGACATCCCGGAGTGA
- the INO80E gene encoding INO80 complex subunit E isoform X2, with amino-acid sequence MNGPADGEVDYKKKYRNLKRKLKFLIYEHECFQEELRKAQRKLLKVSRDKSFLLDRLLQYENVDEDSSDSDATASSDNSETEGTPKLSDTPAPKRKRSPPLGGAPSPSSLSLPPSTGFPLQASGVPSPYLSSMAVGPPDCPVGGPLTFPGRGSGAGVGTALTPLPPPKMPPPTILSTVPRQMFSDAGSGDDALDGDDDLVIDIPE; translated from the exons ATGAACGGGCCGGCGGACGGCGAAGTGGactacaaaaagaaatacaggaatCTGAAGCGGAAGCTCAAGTTCCTCATCTAC GAGCACGAGTGCTTCCAGGAGGAGCTGAGGAAAGCGCAGAGGAAATTACTGAAGGTGTCCCGGGACAAGAG TTTCCTCCTAGACCGACTTCTGCAGTATGAGAACGTGGACGAAGACTCTTCAG ACTCAGATGCCACTGCATCATCAGATAATAGTGAGACAGAGGGGACACCCAAGTTGTCTGACACTCCAGCCCCTAAGAG GAAGAGAAGCCCTCCGCTGGGGGGGGCCccctctccctccagcctctccctgcctccttcaACAGGGTTTCCCCTTCAGGCCTCCGGGGTCCCCTCCCCATACCTGAGCTCG ATGGCGGTGGGACCCCCTGACTGCCCTGTGGGAGGGCCGCTGACCTTCCCTGGCCGGGGTTCTGGGGCCGGGGTCGGGACAGCCCTGACCCCCCTCCCGCCCCCCAAGATGCCCCCCCCCACGATCCTGAGCACAGTCCCTCGGCAGATGTTCAGCGACGCAGGTAGTGGGGACGATGCCCTAGATGGGGATGATGACCTGGTGATCGACATCCCGGAGTGA
- the INO80E gene encoding INO80 complex subunit E isoform X3: MNGPADGEVDYKKKYRNLKRKLKFLIYEHECFQEELRKAQRKLLKVSRDKSFLLDRLLQYENVDEDSSDSDATASSDNSETEGTPKLSDTPAPKRKRSPPLGGAPSPSSLSLPPSTGFPLQASGVPSPYLSSLASPRYPPFPSDYLALQLPEPSPLRPKREKRPRLPRKLKSTRSGCSAEELDLGEAAGRESS; this comes from the exons ATGAACGGGCCGGCGGACGGCGAAGTGGactacaaaaagaaatacaggaatCTGAAGCGGAAGCTCAAGTTCCTCATCTAC GAGCACGAGTGCTTCCAGGAGGAGCTGAGGAAAGCGCAGAGGAAATTACTGAAGGTGTCCCGGGACAAGAG TTTCCTCCTAGACCGACTTCTGCAGTATGAGAACGTGGACGAAGACTCTTCAG ACTCAGATGCCACTGCATCATCAGATAATAGTGAGACAGAGGGGACACCCAAGTTGTCTGACACTCCAGCCCCTAAGAG GAAGAGAAGCCCTCCGCTGGGGGGGGCCccctctccctccagcctctccctgcctccttcaACAGGGTTTCCCCTTCAGGCCTCCGGGGTCCCCTCCCCATACCTGAGCTCG CTGGCCTCCCCCCGCTACCCCCCATTCCCTTCTGACTACCTGGCCCTGCAGCTGCCCGAGCCCAGCCCCCTGAGGCCCAAGCGGGAGAAACGGCCCCGCCTGCCCCGGAAACTCAAG AGCACGCGCTCTGGCTGCAGTGCGGAGGAGCTGGATCTGGGAGAGGCTGCAGGCAGGGAGTCCAGTTAG
- the HIRIP3 gene encoding HIRA-interacting protein 3 has protein sequence MAREKEMQEFTRSFFRGRPDLSTLTHSIVRRRYLAHSGRDHLEPEEKQALKQLVEEELLKMQVDEASSREVKLDLTKKGKRPPTPCSDPERKRFRFNSESESRSEASSPDCFGPPAKNGVATEVSPAKEENSRRASKKAVEESSDEERGRDMPGQRGGEESSEEEEKGGKGKARRKPVAKQQASGKASVSRKQAREESEDIDKEPVQRTSKKVERNKGAKSLKEKEQKSEEDEEILAKKKERREEEAGEEEKEEEEEEEKDWKPRARSNGRRSAREERSCKQKSQARVLLGDSDSEEEEKEAAGSGDDSGQDEEPLVRRKIKDRTQLKGGKGLSGSSEDEEDSGKGGPTAKGTRKMARLGSTSGEESDLEREVSDSEAGGGRQGERKNRSSKKSTRKGRTRSSSSSSDGSPEDEGGKAGLGRRGEDHPAVLRLKRYIRACGAHRNYKKLLGSCRSHKERLSVLRAELEALGMKGNPSLEKCRALKEQREEAAEVAALDVANIISGSGRPRRRTAWNPLEAAPPGELYQRTLDSEEERPRPAPPDWSHMRGIISSDGESN, from the exons ATGGCGCGGGAGAAGGAGATGCAGGAGTTCACCCGTAGCTTCTTCCGAGGCCGGCCGGACCTCAG CACGCTCACGCACTCCATTGTGCGGCGGAGGTACTTGGCTCACTCGGGCCGCGACCACCTGGAGCCCGAGGAGAAGCAAGCACTGAAGCAGCTGGTGGAAGAGGAGCTGCTGAAGATGCAG GTGGATGAAGCTTCTTCCAGGGAAGTCAAACTGGACCTTACCAAGAAGGGCAAGAGGCCTCCCACCCCTTGTAGCGACCCGGAGAGAAAACGGTTCCGCTTCAATTCAGAGTCGG AGTCTCGCTCTGAAGCTTCCAGCCCAGACTGCTTTGGACCCCCAGCAAAGAATGGGGTGGCAACAGAAGTCAGCCCAGCCAAGGAGGAGAATTCAAGGCGAGCCTCAAAGAAGGCAGTTGAGGAGAGCAGTGATGAGGAACGGGGGAGAGACATGCCCGgacagaggggaggagaggaaagcagtgaggaggaggagaagggaggcaaGGGGAAGGCTAGGAGGAAACCTGTGGCAAAGCAGCAGGCATCAGGCAAGGCCTCAGTCAGTAGAAAGCAGGCCAGGGAAGAAAGTGAGGATATCGACAAAGAACCTGTTCAGAGGACATCAAAGAAGGTGGAGAGAAATAAAGGAGCTAAAAGCCTgaaggaaaaagaacagaagagTGAAGAGGACGAGGAGATCCTAGCCAAGAAGAAAGAGCGTAGAGAGGAGGAAgcaggggaggaagagaaagaagaggaggaggaagaggagaaagattgGAAACCCAGAGCCAGGAGCAATGGCAGGAGGTCAGCTAGGGAGGAGAGGAGCTGTAAGCAGAAAAGTCAGGCAAGGGTGCTCCTGGGAGACTCGGACAgcgaggaagaggagaaagaggcagCAGGCAGTGGGGATGACAGTGGGCAAGATGAAGAACCCCTAGTGCGGAGGAAGATCAAGGACAGGACCCAGCTTAAGGGTGGGAAGGGGTTGAGTGGAAGCAGCGAGGACGAGGAAGACAGTGGGAAGGGGGGACCCACAGCTAAAGGCACTAGAAAGATGGCCAGACTGGGCAGCACCAGTGGTGAGGAGAGTGACCTGGAGAGGGAGGTGAGTGACAGCGAGGCAGGGGGAGGCCGCCAGGGGGAGAGGAAGAACCGCTCTTCCAAGAAGAGCACCAGGAAAGGCAGGACGAGAAGCTCATCTTCCTCCTCAGATGGAAGTCCAGAGGACGAAGGAGGGAAG GCTGGCTTAGGTCGCCGTGGAGAGGACCACCCGGCTGTGCTGAGGCTGAAGCGCTACATTCGGGCCTGTGGTGCCCATCGCAACTACAAGAAGCTGCTGGGCTCCTGTCGCTCACACAAGGAGCGCCTGAGTGTCCTCCGGGCAGAACTGGAAGCCCTAGGCATGAAGG GTAACCCTTCCCTAGAGAAGTGTCGAGCCCTGAAGGAACAGCGGGAAGAGGCCGCTGAGGTGGCTGCCTTGGATGTTGCCAACATCATCAGTGGCTCAG GCCGGCCACGCAGACGTACGGCCTGGAACCCTTTAGAAGCAGCCCCTCCAGGGGAGCTCTACCAGCGGACCCTGGACTCAGAAGAAGAACGGCCCCGTCCTGCACCTCCAGACTGGTCACATATGCGTGGCATCATCAGCAGTGATGGCGAGAGTAACTGA